The genomic window TGATAGGCTGCTTCCCAATAGAGATGCTTTGATATGAGCAGGCATATCGTCTGGGCCTTCTAATGTGTGTACATAATAAGGCGCGTTCTCCGGCACATATTCATTAAAATGACTTTCAAAATCCACCCTGACATCAGGGTCTGCATTTTCATTTAAAGTGAGAGAAGCAGATGTATGGCAGATAAAGATATGTGCTATGCCGACTTGGAAATCTCTTAGTTCAGGAATCTGCTCTAAAATTTCTCTAGTAACAAGATGAAATCCTCTTGGTTTTGGCGTTAAGTGCAATTCTTTTTGTATCCAGCTCATATGATTTATGCTTCCTTTAATTCCGTGACATTTGCTCCCAATCTCTTTTGAAGGCTCTTAGCGCCCCAACTCATTACTATATTATGGTTCCATTCAAACAGCGGCC from Thermodesulfobacteriota bacterium includes these protein-coding regions:
- a CDS encoding secondary thiamine-phosphate synthase enzyme YjbQ, coding for MSWIQKELHLTPKPRGFHLVTREILEQIPELRDFQVGIAHIFICHTSASLTLNENADPDVRVDFESHFNEYVPENAPYYVHTLEGPDDMPAHIKASLLGSSLSIPIKDGSFNVGIWQGIYLCEHRNHGGSRKIIVTLFGEKK